Below is a window of Myxococcus guangdongensis DNA.
TGCACCAGCAGCCCAGCGCGGTGAGCGTGCGCGAGCGCCGGGATTTGCTCGCGCGGCAGCTCGACGCCACGGCCGAGCGGGTGCCGGGCGAGGCGCGAGTCCTCTCCGTGGCGTGTGGCCATCTGCGCGAGGCGGAGGCCTCGGCGGCCGTGCGGGAGCGGCGCGTGCGGGAGCTCATCGCGTTCGACCAGGATGCGCTGAGCCTGGCGGAAATCTCCCACCACCAGCCGCTGGACGTGGTGAAGCCGCACTGCGGCTCGGTGCGCGCGCTGCTCGCTGGCAAGGAGTCCTTCGCGGACCTGGACTTCGTCTACTCCGCGGGCCTGTATGACTACCTGTCCGACTCCGTCGCCACGCGGCTGACGGGGCTGCTCTTCAACATGCTGCGCGCACAGGGGCGGCTCCTGGTGGCCAACTTCGCGCGCTTCCCTCCGGAGACCGGCTACATGGAGGCCTTCATGGACTGGTGGCTCCTGTACCGCGAGGAGGATGAGCTGCGCGGCTTCCTCGGCGAGGTGCCGCTGGACCGGCTCGACTCCGTGCGGCTGTTCCGCGACGGCCAGGACAACGTCATCTACCTGGAGCTCGTGCGGCGCTGACGCTTCAGTGCACCGGTGGGCCCGGGGACTCCTGCTGCGAGGAGGGCCCGGAGCAGGGCAGGGTGACGGTGAAGGTGGAGCCCTCGCCCGGCGTGCTCTCCACGTCGATGGCGCCGCCCAGCGCCTGGACGATTTCGCGGACAATCCACAGGCCCAGCCCGAAGCCGCCGTAGTGGCGCACGGACACCGCGCGCTCGAAGCGGCCGAAGATGCGCGCGCGGTCCTCGTCGGCGATGCCGATGCCGAAGTCGCGCACCCGCAGCAGCGCGAGCCCGTTCTTCTCCTCGCGCAGGGTGATTTCAATCGGCTGGCCCGCGCCGTACTTCATCGCGTTGGAGAGGAGGTTGCCCACCACCTGCTCCAGTCGCATCGCGTCCCAGGAGCCGGTGAGCCGGGGGGCGTGTGCGTCGAGCCGCACCGGGCACTCCGCGCGCACGAGCGCCTCGCGGCTGCGCTCGAGCTGGCCCTGGACGAGCGCCACCAGGTCCACCTCCGAGAGCTTGATGTGCAGCTGCCCCTGGGCGAGCCGGGAGATGTCCAGCAAGTCACTCACCAGTCGCCCCAAGCGCTGCGTCTGCGCGGAGGCGGACTCCAGCTTGGTGGAGAGCTTGCGCGGGGACAGGCCCGCGTCACCGCTGGCGCGCGCCTGGGCCTGGAGGCCCTGGATGTGGAGCTGCAGCGAGGTGAGCGGCGTCTTCAACTCGTGGGCGGCGATGGAGAGGAAGTCGTCGCGGCGGCGCACCGCCTCCTGCTCGGCCTCGAAGTTCTCCGCGTTCTCCAGGGCGGTGCCCGCGAGCACGGTGACGAACTCCGTCAGGTGCTCCTCCACCTCGCCGAACAGGGCGCCCACCTGACGGTGCGTGGCCAGGACGCAGGCCACCGTCTTGCCCCGGACCTGGAGCGGCGCGCACAACAGCGAGCGGACCCCGAGCAGCTCCATGCTCTCGCTCGCCCCGCCCGGAAGTCCCTGGCCCATCACGGTGATGCGGCCCGTCTCCATCGCGCGGGAGAGGGCGGTGCGGCTGGGGCCCTCGGTGTCCTCGTCCTCGGACAGCTCGCGCGGGTCCACGATGGCGCAGTGCTCGGCGCGCAACAGCTCCAGCATGGACTGGCGCACCGCCTCGAACACCGCCTCGCGGGACAGCGCCGACGCGAGCCGTCTCCCCGCCTCCAGCACGCGCGGGAAGCGGTCCACCAGCGAGAGCGCGCGGGTGCCCCCCGGCTCCACGACTTCGGGCGAGAGGCCCTCCTCCATCTCCGCCAGCTCACGCGTGGCCAGCGACAGGTCGGCCTCCGCGCCGGGCCAGCCGAGCGCGCGGCCCAGCTCTCCTCGCGCCTTCAGGCTCCGGGCGTGCTCGTGGCGCATCTTCAAGTCGCGCGCCGACTGGAGGGACTGCTCGAGCCAGCTTCGGGCCTGGCGCTCCTGGCCTCGCAGCGCGGCGACGAGGGCCCGCTCGCGCAGGGCATGAGGGAGGTTGTTGCGGTAGGTGCGCGCGAGGGCATGCGCGTCCTTCGCCGTCTTCTCGGCGCGCTCGAGCAGGGCGCGGCGTCGCGCGGCTGCAAGGGGCGAGGTGGTCTCCGCGAGCTGGCGCAGCGCGGTGGCGAGCAGCGGGGTGATGGGGGCCACGTACTCCTGACGCAGGTGGGCCTCGTCGACGAGCCGCGCGGCCCGCTCCAGCACCGCCACCGCGCCCGCCGCGTCGCCCTGACGCATCCGATGGAGGGCGTCCGCCTGGAGCACGCCCGCGAAGCTCTGCGGGTCCGGCTGGTCCGGGTTGTTCAGCTCGCCTTCGAGAAGCGTGCCCGGCAGCCTCCCGTCGGACGCCTTGGCCCAGGCCTCCAGGCCCAGCCGCACCGAGTAGCGGTCTCCCAGCGCCAGCGCGGCCGCGTGCAGTCGCTGGCTGGTCTCCAGCGACTCGCGCAGCCGGCCCAGGCGGTAGAGGGCCATGGCCACCTGGAACGTGGCGTTGTTCACCTCCCACGGGTCTCCGGTGCGCTCGAGCAGGCGGATGGCCTGGGTGCACTTCTCGATGCAGTCGTCGAAGCGCGAGGAGGCGTAGCAGGCGAGCCCATAGAAGTGCAGCGTCTGGCCCTGGCCCCAGATGTCATTCTGCTCCTGGCGCAGGGACAGCGACTTCTCCGCGTACGCATAGGCCCGCTCGAACCAGGGCAGGGTGGTCAGCGCGGGCGAGTGCTCCGAGTACGCCTGCGCCAGCTCGGGCGTGGGCGGATAGCGCTCTGCGAGGTTCAAGTCCCTGAGGTGCGCCCACAACACCGCCGCGCGGCCCCGTCGGTACCAGTAGCCATACGCGAGCCGGCTGTAGAGCCGCACGGCCTGGAGGTCCTCGGTGCCTCCCTCGATGGGACGACGCGCGAGGAACCACCTCGGCGCCACCGTGTGCGCGGCCTGCGCGAGGATTTCCCACGCGGCGCTCGCGCCGGTGAGCACGCCTCGGGGCGGCACCCAGCGTCCCATCAGCTTCAGGCCCTGCTCCAGCGCGAGCGTCGCCTCGCCGAAGTCGCCGCGCTTGAAGGCGAGCTCGCCCAACTGGCCGAGGATGCGCGCCTGCTCCTGCTTCTCCCTCGCAAGCGACTGCGCGCGCTCCAGTTGCTGACGGGACTCCTCGTAGCGGCCGCGCAGCATGAGGACGTTGCCCAGGCCCGCCGCGACGCGGAAGCGGATGCTCGCGTCCGCGTCCGCCGCGCCGCGCTCGGCGATGCGGTAGTTGAGCTCCGCGGACTCCAGCGCGAACCTCCCGCGCGCCAGCTCCGCCGCGATGAGCGCGTGGGGCAGCGCCTGCGTGTCCTCACCCGCGGCGTCGAAGTGGTAGGCCAGCTCGAACGAGTCCTTCGTCGGCTGGGCCGCCGCCGAGCGCGCCGCCTGTCGGTGCAGCTCCCGCCGTCTCTGCGGCGTCAGCATGTCCAGCAGCACCTCGCGCAGCTTGTCGTGCACGAAGGTGTAGCGCGCGCCCTCCTCCCACAGCATGTGACGGCGACGCGGCTCCTCCAGCGCGGCGCTCAAGTGCTCGCGCGACACGCCCGAAAGGGCCTCCAGGCGTGACAGCTCGAAGGACTTGCCCAGCACCGCGCCCACCGAGAGCAATCGCCGCGAGGCCAGGGGCAACAGGCGCAGCCGCCGCACGAGGAAGCTCGCGGCCTGCCGGGACGAGCGCGCGTGCGCCATCGCCGTCGGCTCCACGCTCCAACCGGAGGCCCCCGGCACCAGCACGCCGTCCTCCACCAGCCCGTGCAGCACCGCGCTCGCCATGAAGGGGTTGCCCTCCGACAGCCGCGTCACCAGCTCCGTGGCCTCGCGCGGCAGCGCGCCCGCCATGGACTCCGTCAGGCGCGTCACCTCCGAAGCCCCCAGCGCGGACAGCCGTAAGTGCGCGTTGGGCGCCAGCCTGCGCAGCACGTGCGTGGGGCCGATGTCCTCACCGCGGAAGGCGACGACGACGAGCACCCGTCCCTGTCCCTGGCGCCTCGCCTGTGACCAACCCTCCAGGGCCCGCAGCGTCAGCTCATCCGCCCACTGGCAGTCGTCGAGCACCACGACGGCGGGCTCGTCCCGCGTGCCCAGCGCGCCGAGCAGCGCGGTGAGTGCCTGGATGCCGCGGCTCTCACCGAGAGACTCGGGCCCCAGTCCCCGCGGGGAGGCGTGCGGCGCGGGGCACAGCAGCGGCTCCAACTGCGGCAGCACCATGCACAGCCCCGCCTCCTGTCCAGCGAGCCGCTCACGCAGCGCCTGGGCCAGCGCGGGCCTCGACGCGAGCGCCTGGGTGATGGCCGAGGCCACGCCCGTGAAGAGCTGGAAGGGCCTCCGCGCGGCCTGGTCCTGCCCCTGTCCCTGCAGCACCCACGCGTGGTGTCGCGGAGCGCGGGCGGAGAGCTCCTCGAGCAGCCGGCTCTTGCCGCCGCCAGACTCGGCCTCCACCACCACCAGTCGCCCCGGGTCCGTCACCGTGTGCTCGAGCTCGCGCTCCAGCGTGGCGACCTCCTCGTGGCGGCCGACGAAGGAGGGCTCGGTGAGGCTGCGTCGGGAGTCCCTCGCGCCGGTGATGAGCTCCGGCTCCGCCTGGCCCCGGGCCAGCGCGTCCTCCAGCTCCAGCAGGTCCGCCAGCGCGGAGGCCGCCGACTGGTAGCGATCCGACGGGTCCGTCTGCAACAGGCGCGAGACGAGCTCCTCCAATGCGCGCGGCGCGTCCACGCCCACCGCGCGCAGCCGGGGCCGCGCGGACAGGTGCTGACGAAGGACCTCGCCCACCGAGTCGCCCGTGAAGAGGGGGACCCCAGCCAGCGACTCGAAGAGGACGACGCCCGTGGAGTACAGGTCCGACGTGGCCTCCACGGGGCGGTGCAGGAGGCCCGCCTGCTCCGGGGACAGGTAGCGCGCGGTGCCCACCGGCAGGTCCCTGAGGGACGCGTCGAGGCGCTCGCTGCGGGCGAGCCCGAAATCAATCAGCGTGGCGCGTGACAGCGGCTCGCCGGAGACGATGAGGTTGGCGGGCTTCACGTCGCGGTGCAGCACGCCGTGGTGGTGGGCCTCGGCCAGCGCGGACAGCAGGCCCCGGCCCAGCGCGAGCGCTTCGGGGACGCTCAGCACGCCGCGCTCCAGGCGCGCCTCCAGGGACTCTCCCGTCAGCCAGGGGGTGACCAGGTACAGCCAGTCCTCCGAGGTGCCGATGTGGCGCACGGCGACGACGAAGGGGCTGTCGAGCCGCGCGAGCGTGGCGGCCTCGTGCTCCATGCGGTGGCGCGTGGCGGGGACGAGCGCCGTGGTGGAGGTCACCTTGATGGCCACGCGCTCCCCGGTGCTCAGGTCCACACCCGCCCACGTGGAGATTCCCCGGCCGACCTTCAACCGCTGGACGAGCTCGAACTGGTGGCCCAGTCGGCGGCCGGGCCGCGGCTCTCCTGGAACGGCGCTGGCGGATGGGATGCCTTCAGCCATTCAGTGCCCTCGCGCTCCACCCCGCGACGCGAAGGCGCCGTGGTTGGCCGCGCGTCCCGTCCCTCCCGGCAACGTTGGGTGTCGGACGGGCGCCGCCAAGGGAGTGGTCGACGCACGTCTCCCGTGCGCCGACTCAGCCTTCAACAGCCGCACCCGCTCCGCTTCCCTCCTGCTTCTCGGGCATGCGGGCAGACTGCTCGGGCACCGAGGGGGCGGGCACGAATGACTCGGGTGTGCCCGCACGTCGTCCGGCGGGCGACGGGGCAGGGGGCCGACCTTCCGGCAGGTGGGTGGCACATGCTACGCCGGTGCGCGAAGTCGCCGTCCCTTCCCTCCCCCTGAGGACCTGCTCCATGACGAAGTTCTCGCAGACGTTGCTGGCCGCGCTCGCGCTGTCCCTGCTGCTCCCCGTCGCCTCCGCGCGCGCTTCCGACTATCCGCCCGACTACCCCATCTGCAGCGTCTATGACTCCGTGACGACGGGGCCCTTCGAGGTCATCCGCCACACGCGCCGGCTCCCCGGGAGGCTCGCCACGCTCACCGTCAGCTACCGGGGGTTCTTGCGCAACCTGTACCCGGACAATCAGATCTCCATCTATGTCAGCCTCAACGGCCGTCAGCAGACGCTGGCCGCGAGCGCGGGCGCGAACAGCGACGCCTATGTCCTCCTGAACGCGGGCCCGCGCGGGTGCACCAAGTGCATGCGGTACATCAACACGCCGCTGTGCAACGCGCACTTCGCGGCGGGCGGCCAGGAGGGTGTCTGGGTGTGCGAGCAGCCCTCGGCGGTGGAGAACGACTTGTTCTTCTATGCCTTCGACTGGAACGGCTACCAGAACGCGTGGGACATCCACGTGGCCGCGACGGCCGGCGGCCAGTGGGACAGCAATCTGGGCAACAACTACTTCGCGCGACTGCCGGCACGGTCGAGCTGCTGGTAGTTTTCCGCCGAGAGCGTTCGCGGGCTGCACCCGAAGCTTGACTCCCCGAGAGCCCCGGCGGAAAAGCCGGGCTCATGAGGCGGCCCCCGCTGTTTCCACCGGGCCGCGGGGAGCCCGGGATTGAAGCTCGCGACGCTCAAGGATGGAACCCGTGACGGGCGGCTCATCGTCGTCAAGCGGGACAACTCGGCCTATGCGCTGGCCACCAACGTGGCGTTGACGCTGCAAGCGGCGCTGGATGACTGGGACACGAAGGAGCCGCAGCTGCGCGCGCTCGCCCAGCAGCTGGAGACGGACAGCGTGCAGAGCCGCCCGCTGGACGTGAAGGCGCTGCATGCGCCGCTGCCGCGCGCGTACGAGTGGATCGACGGCAGCGCGTACATCAACCACGTCATCCTGGTGCGCAAGGCGCGCAACGCCGAGCCGCCGGCCACGCTGAAGACGGACCCGCTGGTGTACCAGGGGGGCTCCGGAGACTTCCTGGCGCCCACCGGGGACATCCCGCTGGCGGACGAGGCGTGGGGCATGGACTTCGAGAGCGAGGTCTGCGTCATCCTCGGTGACACGCCGCAGGGGACGAAGGCGGAGGATGCGGGCAAGCACGTCAAGCTGCTGATGCTGGCCAATGACGTGTCGTTGCGGAACCTCATCCCGGAGGAGCTGGCGAAGGGCTTCGGCTTCTTCCAGAGCAAGCCGGCGACGGCGTTCAGTCCGTTCGCGGTGACGCCGGACGAGCTGGGCTCGGCGTGGCGCGAGGGCAGGGTGCATCTGCGCATGCGCTCGGTGCTCAACGGCGTGCAGGTGGGCGACACGGACGCGGGTCCGGAGATGCACTTCTCCTTCTTCGACCTCATCCAGCACCTGTGCAAGACGCGCAGCTACACGGCGGGCACCATCCTGGGCAGCGGCACCGTGTCCAACGCGGACCGCGCGCGGGGCATCTCGTGCCTGGCCGAGCAGCGGATGATCGAGACGATTGAGGAGGGCAAGCCGAAGACGCCCTTCATGAAGCCCGGGGACACCATCGACATCGAGATGTCGGGTGAGGATGGGCAGAGCGTGTTCGGGCGCATCTCGCAGAAGGTGGTGAAGGTCCCATGAAGGGCCTTCGGTTGCACAACTACTGGCGCAGCTCCGCGTCGTGGCGGGTGCGCCTGACGTTGCACCTCAAGGGCCAGCCCTTCGAGTACGTGGCGGTGCACCTGCTCAAGGATGGTGGGCAGCAGAACTCGGAGGCGTATCGGAGCGTCAATCCGATGCGCACGGTGCCCACGCTGGAGTGGACGGAGACGGATGGGACGGAGCGGCGGTTGTCGCAGTCGCTCGCCATCGTGGAGTTGCTTCAGGAGCGCTTCCCGACGCCGTCGCTGTTCCCGGAGGACAGCTACCTGCGGGCTCGGACGCGGATGCTGGCGGAGTACGTGAACTCCGGCATGCAGCCGCTGCAGAACCTGGCGGTGTTGCAGCGCATCAAGAGTGAGCTGAAGGGCGACGACAAGGCGTGGGGCGCGTACTGGAATGCCCGGGGCCTGGAGGCGCTGGAGACGATGGTGCAGCCCACGGCGGGACGCTTCTGCGTGGGAGACACCGTGTCTCTGGCGGACGTGTGCCTGGTGCCGCAGCTGTATGGCGCGCGCCGGTTCGCGTTGGATTTGTCGCCGTACCCGACGCTGCTGCGCATCGAGGCCGCGTGCGCGGAGCATCCCGCCTTCCAGGCGGCGCACCCGGACCGTCAGCCGGACGCGGCGCCGGCCTGAGGAGTGGTCGAGGAGCGCCCCGTCACGAATGGGGCGCTCCGGTCCTCCGCAGTATCGGCAGGCATGCTTCTGCGCTCGCTACCGGTGGAGCGTGCGGATATCCGCCGGGTTTGTTCTTCTCCGCGGAGTTCGAGATTCAGGCCGTCGGCGCGAAGGTCGTGTCGATGCGCAACGCGCGTGACAGTGTGAGTGTCACGGGCGTCTTCGCGGCGATTTCGAGCAGGCGCGCCTTCTGCTCCTCGGTGACGGCGGGGCCGACCGAGAGCACGCGCTCCACGCGCTCCACGTCGTTCTCGCGCAGCAGCTTGAGCTTCACGGTGAAGGGGTTCAGCTCCCATCCCTTGCGCGCCGCGTACATCTTCAACGTGATGGCGGTGCACGCACCCAGTGAGCCGACGAGCAACTGGTAGGGCGCGGGGCCCTGGTCCGCGCCGCCCAGCGCCTCGGGCTCGTCCGCCTGGAAGTGATGCTTGCCGGTGCGAATCGACTGCGTGTAGCCGGCCTGGCTCTCGACGACGGCCGCCGCGAGCAGCTTGGAGTCATGGGTGGTCATGACGGACATGAATCCAGGGTGCGGCCCGGGTGACAAGTGTCCACCCGTCACGCCGTGTCCGACACGTGTCGAGCCACACGGATGTTTCGAGCCACCCTCCCTCTTCCGAGGGTAGCGTCCTTCTCGGATGTCGCCCCTGGAGTCCCCACACATCGCCTCGCCGGACCGCGCCGCAGTGCTGCGCGAGCTCGCGCTCTTGTTCCTTCGCCTGGGCACCACGGCCTTTGGTGGCCCCGCCGCGCACATCGCCCTGATGGAGGACGAAGTCGTGCGCCGTCGGCGCTGGCTCACGCGCGAGGAGTTCGTGGACCTGCTCGGCGCGGCCAACCTCATCCCTGGCCCCAACTCCACCGAGCTGGCCATCCACATCGGCCACCGTCGCGCGGGCTGGCTCGGCCTGTGGGTCGCGGGCACGTGCTTCATCCTCCCCGCGTTCCTCATCGTCCTCGGCGTCGCCTGGGGCTACGCGCGCTTCGGCTCGCTGCCCGACGTGAGCGCGCTGCTCTACGGCGTCAAGGCCGTCATCATCGCCGTGGTGGCCCAGGCCCTGTGGGGACTCACGCGCACCGTGGTGAAGGGCCCGCTCGCGGCTGTCATCGGAATCGCCGCCGCCACTTTGGCCTTCCTCGGCGTCGACGAGCTGCTGCTGTTGTTGCTGTCGGGGCTCGCCGTGTTCGGCTGGCGCGCGGCGACGCGTCGCGGAGGCGCCTCGGGGCCTTCGGCTGGAATGCTCGTCGCGCCGTGGAGCGCGGTGCTCCCGTTGGGCGCCGCGTCGGCGGCGGTGCCCTTCTCGCAACAGGGCCTGTTCCTCTTCTTCCTGAAGGTGGGCTCGGTGCTCTACGGCAGCGGCTATGTGCTGCTGGCGTTCCTGCGCTCGGACCTGGTGCAGCGGCTGGGCTGGTTGACCGAGGCACAGTTGCTCGACGCGGTGGCGGTGGGCCAGGTGACGCCCGGTCCCGTGTTCACCACGGCCACGTTCATCGGCTACGTGCTCGGCGGGCCCGTGGGCGCCACCGTGGCCACGGTGGGCATCTTCCTGCCCGCCTTCGTCTTCGTCGCGCTCAGCGGCCCGCTGGTGCCTCGGCTGCGCGCGTCCTGGGTCGCGGGGGCCTTCCTGGATGGCGTCAACGTGGCCTCGCTCGCGCTGATGGCCGTGGTGACGTGGCAGCTCGGCCGAGCGGCCCTGGTCGACATGTGGACCGTGGGGCTCGCCGTCGTGTCGGCCGTGCTGCTCATCCGCTTCCGCGTCAACTCCGCCTGGCTGGTGCTGGGCGGAGGCGCGGTGGGGTGGCTCGTCCGAAGTGCTAGCGGGGCGTGAGCTTCGCCTCGCAGCGGGAGACCTCGACACCGGACAGGTCCGAGCGCCGGTCGATGCACGTCAGCCGCAGGTGGTCTCCCTCGCTCGTCGCCTCGCAGTGACGGTTGCCGTCCACCGTCGTCCCACCCGCGTCGGGTCGCGCCACGCCGCCATCGGCGTCCAGGTAGAGGGTGTGTCCCCGGTCATGCAAAGACCAGTCGCCACGCTTCAGGTTCACCTTGGCGCTGGCGCCCCCGTACTCGGGGAAGCCCAGGGGCGCGTGACCCACGGCGGTCAGGTCGCAAGAATCCTCGGGGACCCTCAGGACGAAGGAGCCGTTGCCACCGCAGGTGTTCTCGGTGACGTCGAAGGTGACTTCCTGCGCGTCCTTCTCGCAGTCGGGCGCGGAGTCCGCGATGAGCAGCACACCGGTGATGGCGAGCACGGCGACGGAGGCGAGGTTCCTCAGCAACGGCATCATGATGGAGCTCCTGGGGGTGTGAGGGGCACGGCCGGCGCCCGGGACAGCAGCGTGGCGCGGCCGTACAACACGGCGAGGACGACGAAGGGCAGGGTGAGCAGGTCCGAGACATCCGCCACCGCGCGGAAGCCGCTGAACCCCAACGGCGCGCCGATGGGACGCAGCCACTCACAGAAGCGGTCCGCGAAGGGCTGGGACACCTTGAGCGCGGTGAACAGCCCCGTCGTCACCAGGGCGCCCACGCCCAGCCTCACGCGCAGGCTCCAGCGCGTGACGAGCGCCAGCAGCGCGGAGACATAGAGCGGCAGGAAGAAGCAGATGGCCACATCCGACAGCTTCCCCGTGAGCGTGTTGTGGAAGGTCGGCTTGAGGACGCGGTCATTCACCGCCATCAGCACGACGGCGGCCAGCGGCACGGGCGCGAGGAACTCCGACATCGACGGCAACGGCTTCATCCCCCACGCGCGCCCGCTCACCGCAGCGCCTCCGAGCCCATCAGGGCCTTGAGTAGGATGGCGTCGGTCAACATCTCCACCGGCGCCCGGTCATCGGTGAGCGGCTGCGCCGAGGCCACCGGCTGCAGCTCCCCCACCACGCGCGTCGCCAGGTGCTGCAGCGACAGGGGCAGCGAGGACGTCCGCGCGCTCAGCCGCTCCCCCATGCCCTCCGGCCCCGCGAACAGCAGCGTGTTGCTGTGGTTGCGCGCATCCGCCGCGAGCACCTGCGGGAACACCGTGGCCAGCGTCCCACCCACCGCGCGCACCACCGCGCGCTCGTCGCGGAAGCGGCCCACGTTGAAGCACGCCACGCCGCCCGGCTCCAGGTGCGCCGCCACCTCTTGCGCGAACTCGCGCGTCGTCAGGTGGAAGGGCACGTAGGGGAAGCGGAACGCGTCCACGATGATGGCGTCGTAGCGCCGCGTGTCCCGGCGCAGGAACGTGCGCGCGTCCGCGATGTGCACCTCCACCTCCGTCCCCAGGCCGAAGTGCTGGCGCGCCAGCTTCACCACCATCGCGTCCAGCTCCACGCCCACGACGTACGCCCCCGGGTACGTCTCCCGCAGCCCCCGCGCGCTCGTGCCCGCGCCCAGCCCCAACACCAGCACGCGCGGCGTCCGAGGCTCCGCGCGCGCCATCGCCGGCGTCAGCAGGTAGTGCGCGAACACCTCGTCGCGCACCGGCTGGCCCGGCACCCACGTGCTCTGCACCGCGAAGCCCTCGTCGAAGACCAGGCTGCGCGTGCCGCTTGGGGACTCCAGCACCTGGAGGAAGGCGTGCGGCGACTCGGCCACCTCGAGCGCCTGCGGATGCCTGGGCAGCGCATGCGTCCCCAGCACCAGCGCCGCCGCGGGCACCCCCACCGCCAGCGCGCGCCATCGCCACCCCAGCCCCCACGTCGCCGTCAGCCCGAGCATCCCCGCGAAGCACGCCATGGCCCGCGCCGTGCCCAGCCACGGCAGCACCACGAAGGCCGCCAGCAGCGTCCCGACGATGCTCCCCAGCGTGGACGCGGACGACAGCCTCCCCGCGTGCGCCCCCGCCGACGCCACGCCCCCCAACCCCACGCGCACCAGGAACGGCCCCACCGCGCCCAGGGCGAGCAGCGGCGGAATCGCCACCAGCACCACCAGCGCCACCCGCCCCATGGCCTCCAGCGGCCTGCCCGTCATCACCGCCGTCGTGGCCCCCGGCAGGAGCACCCTCGCGAGGAAGGGCAGCGCGGTGAGCATCAGCGCCGCCACCCCGAGCGCCACCCGCAGGGGCTCCAGCCTCGCGGCCCGGTCCGCCACCCTGCCGCCCAGGTGAGCCCCCAGCGCCAGCCCGCCCAGCACCAGGGAGATGAGCGCCGCCCACACCGGGGTGCTGCTCCCGAAGTAGGGCGCCACCAGTCGCGAGGCCGCCATCTCCGATGCCATCACCGTGGCGCCAGAGAGGAAGGACAACCAGGTCAGCGAGGAGGGCTTCATGGGCGGGGGCGCCAACAGCAAGCCCCGTTCCATATTCAACAGCCCGTAAGTCCGGGCCTCACGGGCAGACACACCGCGAGGCCCGCGACACCCCCGTCAGCGAGCCGTGGCCCGGCTGACAGGATTGTCGTGCTCAGCCCTTGAAGGGCAGGGCGGCCACCTTCACCGTCTCGGGGCCCTGAGCCAGGGTCAGCTCGGTGCCGGGCTCCAACGAGTCGCGGTGCACGTACCCCAGGGCCACCCGCTGTCCACCCTGGGCCGGCGAGCGCACCACGCTGGTGAGCCAGCCCACCTTCTTCTCACCCCGGCGCAGCTCGGTGCCCGGCGCGGCCTCCACGTCGCCCAGCAGCAGGCCCGCCAGCTTGCGGTTCATGTGCCCGCGGAAGGTGGCCCGGGCGATGACCTCCTGCCCGATGTAGCACCCCTTGTT
It encodes the following:
- a CDS encoding class I SAM-dependent methyltransferase; this encodes MEEALVEARVWLDGMHARMLEADDDVLHQDMHSLHLGLLSLRRRWSQEDWKAFCQDTARKHPLRSFLHQCPFTRRAFERPRGYAGDAALIDYLYLDRAADELHAGREIYRYMHQQPSAVSVRERRDLLARQLDATAERVPGEARVLSVACGHLREAEASAAVRERRVRELIAFDQDALSLAEISHHQPLDVVKPHCGSVRALLAGKESFADLDFVYSAGLYDYLSDSVATRLTGLLFNMLRAQGRLLVANFARFPPETGYMEAFMDWWLLYREEDELRGFLGEVPLDRLDSVRLFRDGQDNVIYLELVRR
- a CDS encoding protein kinase domain-containing protein, which produces MAEGIPSASAVPGEPRPGRRLGHQFELVQRLKVGRGISTWAGVDLSTGERVAIKVTSTTALVPATRHRMEHEAATLARLDSPFVVAVRHIGTSEDWLYLVTPWLTGESLEARLERGVLSVPEALALGRGLLSALAEAHHHGVLHRDVKPANLIVSGEPLSRATLIDFGLARSERLDASLRDLPVGTARYLSPEQAGLLHRPVEATSDLYSTGVVLFESLAGVPLFTGDSVGEVLRQHLSARPRLRAVGVDAPRALEELVSRLLQTDPSDRYQSAASALADLLELEDALARGQAEPELITGARDSRRSLTEPSFVGRHEEVATLERELEHTVTDPGRLVVVEAESGGGKSRLLEELSARAPRHHAWVLQGQGQDQAARRPFQLFTGVASAITQALASRPALAQALRERLAGQEAGLCMVLPQLEPLLCPAPHASPRGLGPESLGESRGIQALTALLGALGTRDEPAVVVLDDCQWADELTLRALEGWSQARRQGQGRVLVVVAFRGEDIGPTHVLRRLAPNAHLRLSALGASEVTRLTESMAGALPREATELVTRLSEGNPFMASAVLHGLVEDGVLVPGASGWSVEPTAMAHARSSRQAASFLVRRLRLLPLASRRLLSVGAVLGKSFELSRLEALSGVSREHLSAALEEPRRRHMLWEEGARYTFVHDKLREVLLDMLTPQRRRELHRQAARSAAAQPTKDSFELAYHFDAAGEDTQALPHALIAAELARGRFALESAELNYRIAERGAADADASIRFRVAAGLGNVLMLRGRYEESRQQLERAQSLAREKQEQARILGQLGELAFKRGDFGEATLALEQGLKLMGRWVPPRGVLTGASAAWEILAQAAHTVAPRWFLARRPIEGGTEDLQAVRLYSRLAYGYWYRRGRAAVLWAHLRDLNLAERYPPTPELAQAYSEHSPALTTLPWFERAYAYAEKSLSLRQEQNDIWGQGQTLHFYGLACYASSRFDDCIEKCTQAIRLLERTGDPWEVNNATFQVAMALYRLGRLRESLETSQRLHAAALALGDRYSVRLGLEAWAKASDGRLPGTLLEGELNNPDQPDPQSFAGVLQADALHRMRQGDAAGAVAVLERAARLVDEAHLRQEYVAPITPLLATALRQLAETTSPLAAARRRALLERAEKTAKDAHALARTYRNNLPHALRERALVAALRGQERQARSWLEQSLQSARDLKMRHEHARSLKARGELGRALGWPGAEADLSLATRELAEMEEGLSPEVVEPGGTRALSLVDRFPRVLEAGRRLASALSREAVFEAVRQSMLELLRAEHCAIVDPRELSEDEDTEGPSRTALSRAMETGRITVMGQGLPGGASESMELLGVRSLLCAPLQVRGKTVACVLATHRQVGALFGEVEEHLTEFVTVLAGTALENAENFEAEQEAVRRRDDFLSIAAHELKTPLTSLQLHIQGLQAQARASGDAGLSPRKLSTKLESASAQTQRLGRLVSDLLDISRLAQGQLHIKLSEVDLVALVQGQLERSREALVRAECPVRLDAHAPRLTGSWDAMRLEQVVGNLLSNAMKYGAGQPIEITLREEKNGLALLRVRDFGIGIADEDRARIFGRFERAVSVRHYGGFGLGLWIVREIVQALGGAIDVESTPGEGSTFTVTLPCSGPSSQQESPGPPVH
- a CDS encoding fumarylacetoacetate hydrolase family protein, producing MKLATLKDGTRDGRLIVVKRDNSAYALATNVALTLQAALDDWDTKEPQLRALAQQLETDSVQSRPLDVKALHAPLPRAYEWIDGSAYINHVILVRKARNAEPPATLKTDPLVYQGGSGDFLAPTGDIPLADEAWGMDFESEVCVILGDTPQGTKAEDAGKHVKLLMLANDVSLRNLIPEELAKGFGFFQSKPATAFSPFAVTPDELGSAWREGRVHLRMRSVLNGVQVGDTDAGPEMHFSFFDLIQHLCKTRSYTAGTILGSGTVSNADRARGISCLAEQRMIETIEEGKPKTPFMKPGDTIDIEMSGEDGQSVFGRISQKVVKVP
- the maiA gene encoding maleylacetoacetate isomerase, which encodes MKGLRLHNYWRSSASWRVRLTLHLKGQPFEYVAVHLLKDGGQQNSEAYRSVNPMRTVPTLEWTETDGTERRLSQSLAIVELLQERFPTPSLFPEDSYLRARTRMLAEYVNSGMQPLQNLAVLQRIKSELKGDDKAWGAYWNARGLEALETMVQPTAGRFCVGDTVSLADVCLVPQLYGARRFALDLSPYPTLLRIEAACAEHPAFQAAHPDRQPDAAPA
- a CDS encoding OsmC family protein; this encodes MTTHDSKLLAAAVVESQAGYTQSIRTGKHHFQADEPEALGGADQGPAPYQLLVGSLGACTAITLKMYAARKGWELNPFTVKLKLLRENDVERVERVLSVGPAVTEEQKARLLEIAAKTPVTLTLSRALRIDTTFAPTA